The DNA window CCTGCCAGCGGACATATCGCCGTGCTGCCGGGTTTGCGCATCGGCTACCTCCCACAACAGGTCGATTATCCGGCTGGAATGACCGCGCGTGAAGTTGTTAGCGGTGGGCTTGGTGCGCTGCAAGGACTCGCAACCGAGGTCGAACGGCTTGAGGCAGTCATTGAGAGCGATACCGCTGAAGGACGGTCGCCCAAGACCGCTCTCCGGTATGCCGAACTGCTCGATCAACTCCACTCCCAGGGCGGATCATCGACCGGTGCCCGGGTCGCCGGGACGCTTGCCGGGCTTGGCGTTCCCGAGTCGTTATGGGACGCCCCGATGGCCAATCTCTCCGGCGGTGAGCGCAATATCATCGCCCTGGCGCGCATCCTGGTGGGCGAGTGGGACATCATCCTTCTCGACGAGCCGGGCAATCACCTCGACTTCGAAGGGCTCGACTGGCTGGAAAACTACCTTGCCACCTGCCCGCAGGCTTTCATTGTCGTTTCCCACAACCGCTACCTCCTCGATCGGGTTTGCACCGGCATCTGGGAATTGGAGCGGACCCGATTATCACCCTACGGAGGCAATTACAGTACCTATCGCCGCGAGAAACTGACCCGTGAACTACGTGCCGAAGCCGCCTTCAAGCGGCAACAATCGATCGTCGCCCGGCTCGAGTTTCAGATCGCCCGGCTCAAAGCCTGGGGTATGGTCTATGACAACCCTGGGTTAGTGAAGCGTGCCAAGTCGATGGAAAAGCGCATCGAACGGATGGACTCGGTCGAACGACCTGTCGCAAGCAAACGGATCCGGTTCAGGTTCCTTGCCGAGCCCCCTAAAGGGACGATTGCGCTCGAAGCCAAACGCTTTCGCAAAGTCTTCGATGACGGAATAATGATCCTCGACGATGTCAACTTTCTGATTCGGCAGGGCGAACGGGTCGGATTCGTAGGCCGAAATGGCAGCGGCAAGAG is part of the Calditrichota bacterium genome and encodes:
- a CDS encoding ABC-F family ATP-binding cassette domain-containing protein, which encodes PASGHIAVLPGLRIGYLPQQVDYPAGMTAREVVSGGLGALQGLATEVERLEAVIESDTAEGRSPKTALRYAELLDQLHSQGGSSTGARVAGTLAGLGVPESLWDAPMANLSGGERNIIALARILVGEWDIILLDEPGNHLDFEGLDWLENYLATCPQAFIVVSHNRYLLDRVCTGIWELERTRLSPYGGNYSTYRREKLTRELRAEAAFKRQQSIVARLEFQIARLKAWGMVYDNPGLVKRAKSMEKRIERMDSVERPVASKRIRFRFLAEPPKGTIALEAKRFRKVFDDGIMILDDVNFLIRQGERVGFVGRNGSGKSTLARTVVSDGRWENPHLRLGASVKLGYYSQMGENLRSDQTLQNEAIRLTGRSPGSAAELLHQFLFTRDDLEKHVSVLSGGERARLQLAALIHSGADMLILDEPTNHLDIASREAVEDALEEYPGTLLLISHDRYFLDKLIDRVIFFDPPGVVPLDGNFSDFWEKLKSGKLAGSERQKKGCDDSTPDNRQPSSRKERLKFDPQRFKALESEIASAETARREVETELNAFLAKGKESFAVRRQARIEDLDRRIAALYEEWVELGERKKKW